CCTCGACGACAGCCGCGGTCGGTAGGGTGGAGAAATGACCCCACATGACCACTCATCCGAGCGCGCGTCGACCGTCAGCACGGGTCGGTGGATTGCGGCCGCGAGAGCGTTCGAGACTGCCCGGCCGGACCGGCTTTTCAATGACCCGTGGGCCGATGTCCTGGCCGGAGACGTTGGCAGGGCCACCCTGGAAGCCGCGGACTACAACCCATTCCTTCCCGTCCGTACCCGATATATTGACGACCGCATCATCGGAGCCGCCCGGAAGAACTCGCAAATTGTCCTCCTGGGCGCAGGCCTGGACACCAGGGCCTTCCGACTGCCCCTCCCCGCTGGCTGCACCGTGTTCGAAATCGACTTTGAGGAGGCATTCACGAAAAAGGAAGAACTGCTCCGCACTGTGCCAGCGGCCTGTGAACGCCGCTGTGTCCACGCCGATCTGTCGGAAGCCTGGAGCGGATTCCTTCTGGAGGCAGGCTTTGACCGGCACGCACCCGCGATCTGGGTTGCCGAGGGGCTCTTCTTCTACCTGACGGCGGCCACGGTCGAATCCCTCCTCCACAATGCCGCGGCACTGTCCGCTGAAGGATCCACCTTTCTCGCGGACACCTTTGGCACCGGGCTCCTGGCATTGAAGGGACTGGCTCCGCTGGTGGCCATGCGCAAAGGCACCGGCCGGCCCCTCCCCTTTTGCACCGACGAACCCGAGGCCCTCTTTCGGGCCGCGGGATGGACCAGCACCTCGGTGGTCCAACCCGGGCAGCCCACCGCCAACTTCGGTCGGCTCACCCAGCCACCCGAAAAAGCCGAAGCCGGGCTGCAAATCACCCTCCGAACCCACCTGGTGACGGCCTCCCTTTGAGGCGCCGGCTGAGGATCGGTCCGCTAACCGGCGCGACGTCCGAAAACGAACCCGGCGCGGCCGAAGCCGTGTGTGTGAGGCTGTGTGCGCGAACCTTCGTGGGTCTGGCATCGGTGCAGGCCCGCGAGTATCGTCGATGATAGCCCGCACCCCGAGGAGGCGCCCCATGAGCGAGCAGAAATCGGCTGTCAACGCGGTTCCGGAACACTTGCACACGGTCACGCCGAGGTTGGTCGTCCACGACGGTGGCCGAGCGATCGAGTTCTATCGGGCCGCCTTCGGAGCCACGGAGATTGGTGAGCGCTTTACCGATCCCCAGGGTGCCCTCATTCATGCCGAGATACGTATCGGGGATTCAGTGGTCATGATCAGCGAAGAAACCGCGGACGGTGCCCCGGCCCAGGCACCAAAGTCGCTGAATGGTGCAGCCACAGCGATAATGGCAACCTACTGGGCCGACGTCGACACAGCCTGGGAGCGGGCCGTTACGGCAGGCGCCGAGGTCATCTACCCACTGGCCGATCACTTCTACGGCGAGCGTGGCGGCCGGCTACGCGACCCGTTCGGTCAGCAATGGATGCTCAGCCAACACATCGAAAACGTGACAACCGCAGAAATGAACCGTCGCGCGGCGCAGTACTTCACCACTAACTGAAATCACGCCGGAGCGTTGCGCATCCTCCGGGCCAAAGCCGATGCCGGACGCCGGGCTGCCCGCGTTCATGCGATGAGCCGGCTGCGGGCGAACGGGGAG
This genomic stretch from Arthrobacter dokdonellae harbors:
- a CDS encoding class I SAM-dependent methyltransferase, producing the protein MTPHDHSSERASTVSTGRWIAAARAFETARPDRLFNDPWADVLAGDVGRATLEAADYNPFLPVRTRYIDDRIIGAARKNSQIVLLGAGLDTRAFRLPLPAGCTVFEIDFEEAFTKKEELLRTVPAACERRCVHADLSEAWSGFLLEAGFDRHAPAIWVAEGLFFYLTAATVESLLHNAAALSAEGSTFLADTFGTGLLALKGLAPLVAMRKGTGRPLPFCTDEPEALFRAAGWTSTSVVQPGQPTANFGRLTQPPEKAEAGLQITLRTHLVTASL
- a CDS encoding VOC family protein, whose product is MSEQKSAVNAVPEHLHTVTPRLVVHDGGRAIEFYRAAFGATEIGERFTDPQGALIHAEIRIGDSVVMISEETADGAPAQAPKSLNGAATAIMATYWADVDTAWERAVTAGAEVIYPLADHFYGERGGRLRDPFGQQWMLSQHIENVTTAEMNRRAAQYFTTN